The following nucleotide sequence is from Nothobranchius furzeri strain GRZ-AD chromosome 11, NfurGRZ-RIMD1, whole genome shotgun sequence.
CCGTTCACTTCTCCACTCTGCAAATAAAGATGGCTGCAACAGGAGAGGACTCATTCCTAGTGTTGTTTTTTCAGCAGAAATCTTATGGacaaacataaataaatgtgaacaTTTTACAGCTCTTAGAGGAAAAAAATGTTAAACACATTTGCTGGTCAAAGAAAACCCCATTATTGGAGAAATAGCCTGTTTACAGGAGAAGCTCAtgcattaaaggttgaatatggaacatggaTTCTATAGTGACATCTAGTGCTTAGAGATGGTAGTGCAACAACAGAACACATTTTCCAGCTGTTggggtgttggttcactgctgatatATGAAGTGACCAGTCAGCACCATTTCCAGTGATGAATCATACAGGGTAAGGACATATTTCTACgaatatgtttattttacaaaagtatttactgttagaacatcttctgggctcagaatcagctgctagaCAGTTCCAGCTTCGCCTTGTCAAGTGGACAACAGCATCCCCCTATTCGctagtagatgtaaacataaacccagtgtcatgcccaagcccccacaatgcgggtgaaaaattgaggccaacgtggaagtgacaaaaattgcagttccaccctcatccgctgggggttggtgtcagaagcgagcaaatcctcattgactcccatgttaaaaataccaatttcacagcaggaataaacatgtttacagcctggttccaaaacatgttttttgtttaaatgatctagtttacactcatgacaactctgagaggggtgaattttttctcactcttctgtttaagtgtattaaatgcctaaacttctgtataattaatgagcatcagacccacgtgaccacagagctagctccgtggaaaggactcagtagagcctcgggctggcttggaaactgctccgggattttgagtctctgtgtttgtgtattcttgtttggatattttttgtgcaattgctggacaaaattacttgctgtggcattaattgcactaatagagcgtccaaggagtctccacttcatttttttcggtaagtaaaattatattgatgtatgttaggtcactgccgagctgagcttagattttaacatgtactgtttaaccatgaaatttaaatgtaatagggtaaaacccagtgcatttaacataatgctgcactttagaaaatgggttgaaatataacatgttggtggagctgagttccgactatcggcttgtggagctctcgggggaccgatgttttccaccattatcccctccccgcagctcggtgcatctctgtctgatcgcggcttctgtctgctgcgcgggctgccggcttgtggagctctgggatggaaacctttccatccggttctccccagcggcagctctgcacatctcagattgcagcggcgcttgtctgctgtgcggctgccggcttgtggagctctcggagacctctgtgttccacccggttttacccagcggtcagcccggcgtatctctgactcagaagctctggtgttgtgcacaattaactccggttgtagctaggttgctacctccgttagcttagctcccacctccgcattagctttgggttagcttcaggttagcttgtagctagttcgaccgggtgtcgtcagttgatcccagccttacagcgccaccctcagctctacctctcttcccttttgtggaattgtctgagcttgacggaacctgtgacacggtcaaaatggcggtggtggctacctcccacttttcttcaaaaacatgttattggagtctatggaaacccattgtccaatatttatatgacgATGGTCATGCCCATCCAAATAAAATTGGGATCATTTATTTTTCTAAGTACAGCTTTTATTGGAGAAACTGtgcattcattctgcacacctctaatgtCCCATCAAGgtattattttttaaaaatacagcttttaattaaaatgttccatattccatcTTTAAATTCAAAAAATATTCCTGGCTCTATTTGTTGCAGCATGGAGTCTGGAGGCAGAAAAAGTTGTGTTTTATATGAAAAAGGCATCAAAAAAGAAGAGAAACCCATTCATGGGAAAAGTGTTGCTCATAATGCTCATAATGATATTTGAGAGTTGATTATGTGTGTTAAACCGCAGGTCTCCAACCTAGTGCTGCAGCATCGGCAACATTTCCAGGAACTTAGAGTGAGTGGGACTCAATAAAGTGAGACAGTCCAGAGCAACAAAGAATAAATATCTTCTTGTACAATGAAATATAGTAATTTTGCACTTTTTGtaattacaaaaataaaagtaataaataaaactaaatgaaACAACTCAAAGTACGTATAAAAAAGATGTTTCTGTTTGACTCAAAAACCAAGCAACCCACAGACCAGACCTTGGCCCAGTGGGTGAGAACCCATGAATGAAAGGGATCAGACCTGCATCATCCTTAGGATGTAATATGTGTTTAATGGAAAAACAAAGAGACTTTATGAATAACATTTTGCATGTGGGATTTCCTCACATGACAGTTGTTAGTAAAGGAGCAAGTAAaattattatttgtttattttttatgtttagccAGGGGGTTTGTATAATTTAGTTTGAATCAAATCTGGAAATTATTCAAAAACCGATGACTTAAATGAAACCCTCTGTGGTCTGTGAAGTGTTTCACAATAGCTGAAGTCAAATCTAAGATCCTTTGAGATGTCTTACTGTGAAAAACCTCACAGTTCCTTTGTTTCTGCTGTGCTTTCACCCACAGGTGTAGAGTGGGGACTTCATTTCCCAGCCGCCAATGGCGAGTACCAGTCTCCGATCAACCTGAACTCCAGAGAGGCTCAGTACGACCCCTCTCTCCTCGATGTTGGGTTATCACCAAACTACGTGGTGTGTCGAGACTGTGAAGTCATCAACGATGGACACACTGTCCGCATCCTTCTCAAGTCCAAGTCAGGTGACTGGATGTTAACCTAAGACGATTTAGTTTTTGGTGTCATTAACTGTTtgattaaatgtttgattttaaaagcaaaattaattcttTCCCACTGCAAACGATCGTTTACCTCACTATCACTGTTACCCTTATGGCCTGTGTGTGTTTCTCACTGATTGTGACCTCTGGTGCTGATGTCAGTGGTCACCGGGGGTCCGCTGCCAAGCGATCATGAGTACGAGCTTCATGAGGTTCGATTCCACTGGGGCAAGGAGAACCAGAGAGGGTCAGAGCACACAGTCAACTTCAAGGCTTTCCCCAtggaggtacacacacacacacacacacacacacacacacacacacacacacacacacacacacacacacacacacacacacacacacacacacacacacatataattacacacaacacacacacactgtagacATATATATTaatacaaacacatgcacacagagacacacatgcacacacacgcatgcgtgcGCACACAGACACATGAaggcatgcaagcacacacactcacacaaaaacacgcatgcacacacacacacacacacacacacacacacacacacacacacacaaagcatgcacgcatgcacacacacacacacatacacccacacacaaagatgcacgcatgcaaacaaacacacatgcacacacatgcactcacatgcacacagacacacacacaggcatacacATCCACACTGATGCACGTCTTtctacagataggtgtagcttgttGCGTCCTTGAATATAAAATCTGTTTTCCATCTTTTCTAAGTGTGTGCAAGGTAAATATTTACCCCttacattttatatttttataaactctggaacactctgccCCTCCGAACACTCTGCCCCTCCATGTGCGTCCCTCTGTCAGCAGGTTCAAGTCTGCCCTTAAAACACACTTCTGCAGCTTTGCCTTACCTCCATGACACTTTATGCGAACCTCCAGCACCAGTTTAACTTTTCCTAATTCAGTTTTTATGAttcagtagttcactttttaacgCCTTGCACTATCTTGtagctgtttttgttgtttttatcccatttcaaatgtttttatcactcactgcattattttttttttactttggatAGTGCTGTTATCTTTAACCTTTTCTCTTATTCTGTTAGGAATTTTTGTCCTTGAATATTTATGCTATGTCTTTATGTATTTTACCTGATTGTCATGTTTTTACTGCTTTTTGCTGATAtgttcaagcatttggctctTTTATGTACAGCATTTTtgctagctgccatgctattttaaatggtgctttacaaataaattgGTATGGTTTGGTGTATGACTTATTtagcagctggtggtttgttttctGCTCGTATTTTCTGCACCTGTTGACAGAGTTAGACCTCTTCaggctgtgtttttgtttttttatgtgcAGCTTCATCTGATTCACTGGAACAGCACTTTGTTTAACTCATTAGAGGATGCTCTGGGGAAGAAGAATGGAGTCCTCATCATAGCACTGTTTGTGCAGGTAAACCTTCCCCGACCAGGTTGTTTTGattagttttgttattttttacTTAATTAAGATCTACAACTATATCAGAGCTCCATTTCATAATTTTAACTCTAAATTGTGTCTAGAATTACAAGTGAAACTGAAAAAACTAGAATATGTCACAAAAGTATGTttgtgtcagtaattcaacttaaaaaagTAAATGTGAATGTACAAAACAATCATTTGATAGTTATGATGGTAGTCATCATGCAAGGAAGATTATGAATGCCAAATATGTTAAAACTTACTTTAAGCTTCAGTGTATGCACCTAAGTGGTTGCATCCCTGCATTAACAGTAAAGTCTTAAAGATTTGTAAGGAAAAAATTTAATAGACCACCATCATTAGTGTAAATTATAGTTTTGGGATTATACTCTGTGTGGTTAATGTCAGATGAATAATAACTCAGAAAATATCTTGGCTCTGCGATTACCTGGATGTTGAAGAAGACACATCCAAAAACTGACAGTTTATCTGTATTTTCTTTTGAAGACAAACATTTCTGACCGCCTGTGGTCTCGGTCTCACTTTGAACCTCACGCGTCCTGTTATAGTTctacttcctgtttctttttctcTGCTCATCTCTGCTGAAATCGTTGCTGACAGGGCTGTTGCATACGTATGTACCTGTGAGGTCACATTTTTGACTTTTCAACTcaacatggggacatttttaaaatgtgAGGACTGTTGCCATGTCCTCACAGTGAAAAAAACCCTAATAATTGGTTTTACAGGTATGatgtgaattaacttttagtttaggttagggttaggcataatggagtcacaaaaataaatggaagtcaatggcGGGTCCTCACAAGTTAtaccaacgtgtgtgtgtgtgtgtgtgtgtcaggttggCAAAGAGCACCTGGGTCTGAAGGCCATCACTGAAGTTCTACAGGACCTGCAGTACAAGGTAAGACTCCTCTGGTGGTCATTAGAGGAAGATAATTAACCATCTTATTTATTATCACATTAATTTGAAATTAAATTCTTTCTTTAAGGGGAAGAACAAGATAATACCATGTTTTAATCCCAACACACTACTGCCTGGTGAGCCCAACTCTGACGTTTTTTATAAAGATGAAGGGTGGAGCTGGTTTCGAGTCCTATAGAGCATCACAGAACAGTGATGCTGCACAAGCCTCCTCTCTTACACTCAGAGGTTGCAGCATCCTCATTATTTCATGCACATGCAGCACAGTTTATTGCTCATTGTGCAAATGCAGCATAACATGCAGCTAGCCATTAACTAGTCTTGCAATACCTGTAACTCACCTGGTGACTGACCAAAGACTGCATGTCACGTTTGCTGTAAAATGTGTCATCAGACCCACTACTGAGAGACTACTGGGTGTACGAAGGATCTCTGACCACGCCGCCTTGTAGTGAAAAGGTGACCTGGATTCTCTACCGCTATCCTCTCACCATCTCACAGCTACAGGTAACACATCAAAGCGTCTAGTGCAGCCTGCAGACAAACACTCACCCTCTTTTTCCTTTCAAAATCCAAAATATTCTAATAATAAATGACATAATTACATTTTCCTATTTTCTGCTCCCCTTCCTGACTGAACAGGCTGTGTTGTAAATGGTGAATGCCCTGcatttgtgtagcaccttctcAGGGTTTTACAACCCAATAAAGCGCTTCCCCAACACAATCAGTATGATGAAGACTTTAAGCTCAGCTTTGATTTTTATCATCACAGAAAAGCATGAACTCAGTTTTCTAGCATTCACCACCGCAGGCTCCTGGAGGCCTTTACACCCATGACCAATCAATACATCTGTCACTTAaatgatgtaaactttaactcaacCTTTTCTTGAATGGTGACTCCTCCTGCAGGTTGCTGCAACGGATGGTGGCGCTAAACCTCTGACATTTAGTAATATCTTTCATCTTGGCCTGCTGACCCTTCAAAAGGCTAAAACATCTGGCCTTCCTGCTTCAGGACAAAAAAAAATCTTGTAAAATGTGAAACAATACATTGCTTTTTTAATAGAAGAACTCCATCACAGACTTTATAAACAACACATTTTCCACTACACCCAATCAGAAAGCATCACAGAAAGTAATCGGGTGAATTGTTGCTTCTAGATGGGGGTAAAATTAGTTCCTGTTTGCAGCAAAGCCATACATATGTGAATGGGATGCCATTTTAAAAGTCAAAGAGTCAACTTATCAGAGGTATTTTGGGTTATTTAGCCTATCATAATTCATATTTCCACCATGctgttcatacatttataaatgttaaagttcccAACTAATTATTTAGCTGACAAGGTAAAAAAATATTTAGAATGATGTATTTATTTTACAAAGTAAATATTtggttaatggcctgtatttgtatagcaccttcttagggttccacaaccccccaaggtgcttcaaaacagtctgtcattcacccattcacacactggtggggatgagctacgatgtagccacagctaccctgggacaCACTAACCgtcccaccggtccctctgaccaccaccagcaggcaaggtgggttacatgtcttgcccaaggacacaacagcagcattctctggtcagagccgtgattgaacctgcaaccttccgattactggattaAGCCCTCTTCCTCTTGAGCTGCTGTTGTCTCCAGTCAGGTTagacttaaatatttagtttggaaaACTAATATTTCATTTACTAACTAACTATTTAATTTGTAGCttgtacaaactaaatatttagtttcaaatcaaatatttatttagccTCAAAACAAATACTTAGCTGTGACAAAACAATTTTATTTTGGAAAGtacatatttattttggagctaaatcatttgtttgtaaactaaatatttagttccaaattaaatgtttattttacaaactgaATATTTAGGTATGACCTAAATATTcggtttgtaaaataaatgtttaactcTAAATGAATAATTCAGCTTGCTAGCTAAAGATttagttttacacatttatgaATAACaacggtgaaaatatgactttgaaaaatggACTCCCATTATTTTCTATTATAACTGGCTTCTTCGTCTTcgccttcgtcttcctccgcttatccgggtccgggtcgcgggggcagcatcccaattagggagctccaggccgtcctctccccggccttgtccaccagctcctccggcaggaccccaaggcgttcccggaccagattggagatgtaacctctccaacgtgtcctgggtcgacccgggggccttctgccggcaggacatgcccgaaacacctccccggggaggcgtccaggaggcatcctgaccagatgcccaaaccaccgcaactggctcctttcgatccggaggagcagcggttctactccgagtccctcccgaatgcccgagcttctcaccctatctctaaggctgagcccggccaccctacggaggaaactcatttcggccgcttgtatccgctacctcgttctttcggtcattacccaaagctcatgaccataggtgaggattgggacgtagatcgaccggtaaatcgagagcctggctttctggctcagctccctcttccccacgacagatcggctcagcgtccgcatcactgcagacgccgaaccaatccgcctgtcgatctcccgatccctcctaccctcactcgtgaacaagaccccgagatacttaaactcctccacttgaggtaggacctctcccccgacccggaggtggcaagccacccttttccggtcgagaaccatggtctcagatttggaggtgctgatcctcatcccagccgcttcacattcggccgcgaacctacccagcaagagctgaaggtcagagctggatgaagctaggaggaccacatcatccgcaaaaagcagagacgagattctcctgccaccaaactcgacacactccacaccacggctgcgtctagaaattctgtccataaaagtgatgaacagaaccggtgacaaagggcagccctggcggagtccaaccctcactgggaacaggtccgacttactaccggctatgcggaccaaactcacgctcctctggtaaagggactgaatggcccttaacagaaagccacccaccccatactcctggagcgtcccccacagggtgcccctggggacacggtcataagccttctccaaatccacaaagcacatgtggattggttgggcaaactcccatgccccctccatcacccttgcaagggtatagagctggtccacagttccacagccaggacgaaaaccacattgctcctcctctatctgagattcaactagcgatcggaccctcctctccagtaccttggcgtagacctttccagggaggctgaggagtgtgatccccctatagttggaacacaccctcaggtcacccttcttaaagatggggaccaccaccccggtctgccactccctaggaactgcccccgatgaccacgcaatgttgtagagacgtgtcaaccatgacagccctacaacatccatagccttgagatacccaggacgaacctcatccgcccccggggctccgccgctgtgtagttgtttgactacctcagcaacttctgcccccgagatcggacagtccatccccaggcctcccagctctggttcctcctcggaatgcgcattggtgggattgaggagctcctcaaagtattccttccaccgtccgactatagcctcagttgacgtcagcagctccccatccccactgtaaacagtgtgagcgagttgctgccttcctctcctgaggcgccggacagtttgccagaacctctttggagccgatcgatagtctttctccatggcctcaccaaactcctcccacgcccgagattttgcctcggcaactgccactgctgcaccccgcttggctatccggtacctgtctgctgcctccggagacccacagaccagctacgccctgtaggcctccttcttcagcctgacggctccccgaacctctggtgtccaccagcgggtacgggggttgccaccacgactggcaccggccaccttacgaccacagctagcaacagccgcctcgacaatcgcagagtggaacaaggcccactcggactcaatgtcccccactgctctcgggacgtggtcaaagctctgccggaggtgggagttgaagaccgtcttgacaggttcttctgccaggcgttcccagcagaccctcactatgcgtttgggtctgccaggtctacgcggcatgttcccttgccatctgatcca
It contains:
- the ca8 gene encoding carbonic anhydrase-related protein; this encodes MANHVNVESDYISGKDELDWGYEEGVEWGLHFPAANGEYQSPINLNSREAQYDPSLLDVGLSPNYVVCRDCEVINDGHTVRILLKSKSVVTGGPLPSDHEYELHEVRFHWGKENQRGSEHTVNFKAFPMELHLIHWNSTLFNSLEDALGKKNGVLIIALFVQVGKEHLGLKAITEVLQDLQYKGKNKIIPCFNPNTLLPDPLLRDYWVYEGSLTTPPCSEKVTWILYRYPLTISQLQIEEFRRLRSHIKGAELPEGNDGLLGDNFRPTQPLSERMVRAAFQ